Within the Cyanobacteriota bacterium genome, the region CGACATTGGGATTTAGAGCTATGCATCGAGACATTGACACCAATCGCGCCCATTCAGCAGCGGTTGCAACGGTGGAAAGCTCTGACCGGCAAGACAATTGATCTGTTCATTGGCGATATTACCAATTACGATTTTCTCATCAAGTCCCTGCGTAGATTTGAACCCGATGCGATCGTCCATTTTGGCGAACAGCGTTCTGCCCCTTTCTCCATGATCGATCGTGAACATG harbors:
- a CDS encoding NAD-dependent epimerase/dehydratase family protein; amino-acid sequence: MKVLVIGGDGYCGWATALHLSNRGYEVGILDSLVRRHWDLELCIETLTPIAPIQQRLQRWKALTGKTIDLFIGDITNYDFLIKSLRRFEPDAIVHFGEQRSAPFSMIDREH